In one window of Comamonas testosteroni DNA:
- a CDS encoding tyrosine-type recombinase/integrase, giving the protein MLTDAHCRNAICPPDRKQARFTDAGGLYLQVSPSGSKRWFYKYRTDGKEKQLALGSYPVVGLTAARKARDVAKMQRAQGSDPIEARKLEKLKGGLDRGDSFQAVALDWHGKQVAGWSAGHAERTLRQLERDLFPWLGQRPMAGIEPMELLSVLQKVEERGALETADRALMLARQIWRYWLPTASNSQRDITEGLKSRLTPYHAKNFAAIVEPQRFGELLRAMHAYKGGPLVRTALLLAPLLYQRPGNLRMMEWAELDLDAGLWTIPSEKMKRTRQEKENGEPHVVPMPVQAVDLLRELHSLTGRGRYVFPGQRNHDRPLSDNSVRSALYGLGFGTEQSWHGFRASARTMLVDQLDLDPLAIEANLAHAVKDANGRSYNRTKYLAKRFDLVQQWADYLDKLRRGADVIELHQRSS; this is encoded by the coding sequence ATGCTGACCGATGCCCATTGCCGCAACGCCATCTGTCCACCTGATCGCAAGCAGGCGCGCTTCACCGATGCTGGCGGGCTGTACCTGCAAGTCAGCCCCAGCGGCTCCAAGCGCTGGTTCTACAAGTACCGCACCGACGGAAAAGAAAAGCAGCTTGCTTTGGGCAGTTACCCCGTCGTGGGGCTGACGGCAGCCCGCAAAGCGCGTGATGTTGCCAAGATGCAACGTGCGCAGGGCAGCGACCCTATCGAGGCCCGCAAGCTGGAAAAGCTCAAAGGCGGGCTTGATCGCGGGGACAGCTTCCAGGCCGTGGCGCTGGACTGGCACGGCAAGCAGGTAGCTGGCTGGAGTGCCGGCCATGCCGAGCGCACCTTGAGGCAGCTGGAGCGCGACCTGTTTCCCTGGCTGGGCCAACGGCCCATGGCCGGCATCGAGCCCATGGAGCTGCTATCCGTCTTGCAGAAGGTGGAAGAGCGCGGCGCACTGGAGACGGCCGACCGGGCACTCATGCTGGCCCGCCAGATATGGCGCTACTGGCTGCCCACTGCCAGCAACAGCCAGCGCGACATTACCGAAGGCCTGAAAAGCCGCCTCACCCCGTACCATGCAAAGAACTTTGCCGCCATCGTCGAGCCACAGCGCTTTGGCGAGCTGCTGCGGGCCATGCATGCCTACAAAGGCGGGCCGCTGGTGCGCACCGCCTTGCTGCTGGCGCCCTTGCTGTACCAGCGCCCTGGCAACCTGCGCATGATGGAATGGGCCGAGCTGGATCTGGATGCCGGCCTGTGGACCATTCCCAGCGAAAAGATGAAGCGCACCAGGCAGGAGAAAGAAAACGGCGAGCCGCATGTGGTGCCCATGCCCGTGCAGGCGGTGGATCTGCTGCGAGAGCTGCACTCCCTCACAGGCCGCGGCCGCTATGTGTTCCCCGGCCAGCGCAACCACGACCGACCCCTGTCCGACAACTCCGTGCGCAGCGCCCTCTATGGGCTGGGCTTCGGCACGGAGCAAAGCTGGCATGGCTTCAGGGCCAGCGCCCGCACCATGCTGGTGGATCAGCTCGATCTGGACCCGCTGGCCATCGAGGCCAACCTGGCCCATGCCGTGAAAGATGCCAACGGTCGCAGCTACAACCGTACCAAGTACCTGGCCAAGCGCTTCGATCTGGTTCAGCAGTGGGCCGACTACCTGGACAAGCTGCGCCGCGGTGCCGATGTGATCGAGCTGCACCAACGCAGCAGCTAG
- a CDS encoding serine/threonine-protein kinase — translation MSGMPSRYVPSGSYMSGGMGSVIVCTDAILERPVAIKFINSTDHRRRIDDEIAALLKLRSKHVVQIYDVIQTPEVGIGIVQEFIDGKDLFESYVQPSSLYDYYLQLWQISSGITDIHQLGVIHRDIKPNNMKTDPEKVIKIFDFGLARDDGLSAMTRGFVGTKGFAAPELYERPFAFTNAVDTYAFGATALFLATGTLPDELLEQPPTINPAGYFHLLPLGLAPEISMLLNRCIAQDVALRPEMREVRDALARHILFDKHRALVVYQGQASALSATNRSVRLAFSTIGSIEIQYNGLAFVVASVSGEVQINNRPVSAGTSLPGACVIALGGPQRKAIERRFITFDISHPEIVL, via the coding sequence ATGAGTGGTATGCCTTCTCGCTATGTTCCCTCTGGCTCTTACATGTCGGGAGGGATGGGCAGCGTAATCGTTTGCACAGATGCAATCCTTGAGCGCCCAGTCGCAATCAAATTCATAAATAGCACCGACCATAGGCGTCGTATAGATGATGAAATTGCAGCATTGCTGAAACTACGATCAAAACATGTTGTCCAAATTTACGACGTAATTCAAACTCCGGAGGTGGGAATTGGAATAGTCCAGGAGTTTATTGACGGTAAAGATCTATTTGAATCTTATGTTCAGCCCTCATCGCTATACGACTACTACCTCCAGTTGTGGCAGATTTCCTCTGGGATAACGGATATTCACCAGCTTGGAGTTATTCATAGAGATATCAAACCGAACAATATGAAGACCGATCCGGAGAAGGTAATCAAAATTTTTGATTTCGGATTGGCGCGTGACGATGGTCTAAGTGCCATGACGAGAGGCTTCGTGGGCACAAAGGGCTTTGCTGCTCCTGAGTTGTACGAGCGACCCTTTGCCTTCACCAATGCCGTTGATACTTACGCATTCGGTGCAACTGCGTTGTTTTTAGCCACAGGAACACTTCCTGATGAGTTGCTAGAGCAACCTCCGACGATCAACCCTGCGGGCTATTTTCATCTCCTCCCCCTGGGGCTGGCACCTGAGATTTCGATGCTTTTAAATCGATGCATTGCTCAGGATGTCGCGCTACGCCCCGAGATGCGAGAGGTGCGTGATGCATTGGCTCGACACATACTTTTTGACAAACATCGTGCCTTGGTCGTGTACCAAGGCCAAGCATCCGCACTCAGCGCAACCAATAGATCTGTGAGGCTTGCTTTCAGCACAATTGGCTCGATTGAAATTCAATACAACGGCCTTGCTTTTGTGGTGGCCAGTGTGTCTGGCGAAGTACAGATCAACAATCGGCCTGTGAGTGCCGGAACGAGCTTGCCAGGTGCATGTGTCATAGCACTTGGTGGACCTCAGCGTAAAGCCATTGAGCGACGATTTATCACCTTTGACATTTCACATCCGGAGATCGTGCTGTGA
- a CDS encoding serine/threonine-protein kinase, translating to MQFVYAAKDNVANRVVALKTPKNNSATKRFRRSAVVAAKVNHPNVAKTLDYVREGEKRYLIEELIVGTDLSKALLRKTTFLDPYLVAKVFHHMAKGLAAAHHAGVIHRDLKPTNVMMVGDYSIDELKITDFGIAKMAEEELAEAAEGGGQTLSTSQTAVGALPYMAPEAIDTPKAVTQAADVWSLGAMIFQLLTGDLPFGSGLRAVQKIMEASKPKPPSFVSDNPQFSPLANELLEMTYACLQKDPAARPTADDLVARCGMLCYTVADRSEGIVRRIEHGAWGFIGTNNGDVFFHRDSVFGPQPGLAVGDRVIFSAYAGGGAPRAYPVLKAVTI from the coding sequence ATGCAGTTCGTTTATGCAGCGAAGGACAACGTCGCAAATCGCGTGGTGGCTCTGAAAACTCCCAAGAACAATTCTGCTACTAAGCGATTTCGACGTAGTGCTGTTGTTGCGGCCAAGGTAAACCATCCGAATGTTGCGAAGACGCTGGACTATGTTCGGGAAGGCGAGAAACGCTACTTGATTGAAGAGCTGATCGTCGGAACTGACTTGAGTAAGGCCTTGCTGCGGAAAACGACGTTTCTGGACCCTTACCTTGTGGCCAAGGTTTTTCATCACATGGCAAAAGGGCTTGCCGCAGCTCATCACGCAGGAGTTATTCATCGTGATTTGAAGCCAACAAATGTAATGATGGTTGGTGACTACTCAATAGATGAGTTGAAAATCACGGACTTCGGTATCGCGAAAATGGCTGAGGAAGAGCTTGCGGAAGCGGCAGAGGGCGGTGGACAAACGCTGTCAACGTCGCAGACCGCTGTTGGTGCTCTTCCATATATGGCTCCGGAAGCTATTGATACTCCGAAGGCTGTCACGCAGGCCGCAGACGTGTGGTCTCTGGGGGCAATGATTTTTCAGCTTCTTACAGGAGATTTGCCCTTCGGCTCGGGCTTGCGTGCTGTACAGAAGATCATGGAGGCGAGTAAGCCTAAACCGCCATCCTTCGTTTCTGATAATCCTCAGTTTTCTCCTTTGGCAAATGAGTTGCTGGAGATGACGTATGCCTGTTTACAGAAAGATCCCGCTGCTCGTCCAACGGCTGATGATCTAGTTGCGCGTTGTGGGATGCTCTGTTACACAGTCGCGGATCGATCCGAAGGCATTGTGAGGCGCATCGAGCACGGGGCTTGGGGATTCATCGGGACGAATAATGGAGATGTTTTCTTCCACAGAGATAGCGTTTTTGGCCCTCAACCAGGGCTAGCTGTCGGTGATCGAGTGATATTTTCTGCATATGCTGGGGGCGGCGCTCCCAGAGCCTATCCGGTGTTGAAAGCGGTCACCATCTAG
- a CDS encoding PP2C family protein-serine/threonine phosphatase, with protein MNFSTTTPAAMLSAWFMRRTALRGVRRVAQFDGALASDIGSVREENQDRVALVRGRDRLGQPFILAVLADGMGGMKSGSECAALTLGTFIDSVLTDAQLSMDASDEWLVRGAHRANKAVHKKYAGQGGSTLVAAVLMNGFSPRWLSVGDSRAYQAGKGLLNQLSLDDTLDGQLGKAGEGRRRDLLQFIGIGDALEPHIGTIGSDAETVLLTSDGVHFIDADLLAKVVHYAPNLGYCASRLTELAKMLGGPDNASVVALSFNALMVNIETYLNDVYEVWDPFGELQVMFDRRAYQSVSSPSQLQSSSKEVKPLANLPVAPKESTADKLVSGSKHKEVPSDEKGALTAKAPQKRSRGPRKKRNLSSESESIRKSEEAEELQLFIEFPNKKS; from the coding sequence ATGAATTTCAGCACCACCACACCAGCAGCGATGCTCTCTGCATGGTTTATGAGACGTACCGCGTTACGCGGGGTACGGCGTGTTGCACAGTTCGACGGTGCATTGGCCTCCGATATCGGATCTGTGCGCGAGGAGAATCAGGATCGAGTGGCGTTAGTTCGTGGGCGCGACCGTTTAGGGCAGCCTTTCATCCTCGCTGTGCTCGCCGATGGCATGGGCGGTATGAAGTCCGGCTCTGAGTGCGCAGCATTGACTCTCGGAACCTTTATTGACTCGGTTCTAACAGACGCGCAGCTTTCAATGGATGCATCGGATGAATGGCTTGTTCGAGGGGCGCATCGAGCAAATAAAGCAGTTCATAAAAAGTATGCAGGACAAGGTGGGTCAACCTTGGTCGCCGCGGTACTCATGAATGGTTTTTCGCCGCGCTGGCTTAGTGTCGGTGACAGCCGAGCCTACCAAGCCGGGAAGGGATTGCTAAATCAACTTTCCCTCGATGACACTCTTGATGGTCAGCTAGGTAAAGCAGGCGAGGGCCGTCGCCGTGACTTACTTCAGTTCATTGGCATTGGTGATGCTCTTGAGCCGCATATAGGAACAATTGGCAGCGATGCCGAAACAGTACTTTTGACTTCGGACGGAGTGCATTTCATAGATGCAGATCTCCTAGCGAAAGTGGTTCATTACGCCCCTAACTTGGGATACTGTGCTAGTCGCTTGACAGAGTTGGCAAAGATGCTGGGTGGGCCTGATAACGCATCAGTAGTTGCGCTTAGCTTCAATGCCCTAATGGTCAATATAGAGACATACCTCAATGATGTTTATGAGGTCTGGGATCCATTTGGTGAGCTTCAGGTTATGTTTGATCGAAGAGCTTACCAGTCAGTCTCCTCGCCTTCACAGCTTCAATCTTCTTCCAAGGAAGTAAAACCTCTAGCTAATTTGCCTGTGGCACCCAAGGAGAGTACTGCGGATAAACTTGTGTCTGGAAGTAAGCACAAAGAGGTCCCCTCTGATGAAAAAGGTGCTCTTACAGCCAAAGCACCACAAAAGCGTTCAAGAGGTCCTCGCAAAAAACGCAACTTGAGCTCTGAATCTGAAAGTATTAGGAAGAGCGAAGAGGCAGAAGAGCTTCAGCTCTTCATCGAATTTCCCAACAAGAAGTCTTGA